GGTCTTGGTGTCCACCACCTCGATTTTATCGAGGACATTCAGGAAATCTGAACGGAAGGTAGCACCCACAGACTCATCCAATATGCGCTCGAGTGAGAACTTAACATCCTCGGCGGTGATGTCGCTGCCGTCGTGGAACTTAGCGTTCTGCTTGATCTTAAAGGTATACGTTTTGTTGTCTTCACCAATCGAGTAGGAATCCGCAATCTCCGTCCCGATTTTTCCGTCGGCCTGATACGCCAGCAGACCCCGATAGAGGCACGTTTTGATTAACCGAATCGCCTGGCCGGACTGCACCATGGGCTCAAGCGTGGACACGTCTGCACTGATCGCCACAACCAGTTCATCCTTTTTACTCACCTGGCTTTCGGTGGCAGATGACTCCGCAGCTGCCGACGAGGTGGATTTGCTTCCCGAGCATCCCGACAGTGTGGTGAGCGCCATTACGGCGGCCAGCGACACAGACAGAATTCGCCTGTAGGTTGTCTTCATTTTGTTTTCCTCCTTTTATCCTCTGATTCATAATTAAAAGCTGTCCCTCAGCTTAGGGTCGAGAATGTCGCGCAGCGCGTCACCCATCAGATTTGTTGCCAGAATGGTCAGGCTCAAGAACAGTGACGGCCACACCGTATACATCACATTGACTGACAGAAAATTCCTTGCGTCGCCGATCATCTGGCCCCAGGAGGGGTCAGGCGGCTGAACACCAAGGCCAAGAAAGCTCAGGCCTGATTCCAGCAGAATCGCGCTGGAAACCGTGAGGCTGATCTGAATGACCAGCGGGGAAAAAATGTTGGGAAAAATCGTACCGAATAACACTCGTTTCAGGCTCGCGCCGATGGAAATTTCATTTTCGACAAACTCCATCTTCCGCACCTTGATGGTGGAGGAATAGGCGATTCGGGTAAAGTGGGGCGTATACAGAATCGCCACCACTACGGTTAGGTTGCGCACACCTGCGCCCCACAGGCCCACGACCATCATCGCGAGCAGTATGGGCGGGAAGCAGAGGATGACATCGACCGCTCTCATGATGGTGCCGCCGATTTTACCGCCGAGGTACCCGGCAAAAATACCGAACAGAAGCCCTGTGACAAATGCGCCCAGAGTGCCAAACAGCGCCACCGTCATGGATGGCCGCACTCCCACCAACAAACGAGAGAGAATGCAGCGGCCATACTCGTCGGTTCCCAGCGGATACTGGGCTGAAGAGGGAGCCAGAGCCAGCGATGTATTCATCGTCAGCGGGTCATTCGGCGCAAGCTGGGGGCCGAACAGGATCACAAACACCAGCGGCACCAAAACCACCATACTGAACACAAATTTCTTGTTTTTCATACTGCGTTTTAAAAAACCCATAGTATCCCCCCTACCGCGCTCTGGGGTCGAGCACACCGTAGATGATGTCGACTAGCATATTGGTTAAAATGAACACGGAAGACATCACCAGAATACAGCCCTGAATCAGCGGATAATCCCTCTGGTTAATGGCCTTTACCAACAAAGTCGCCAGCCCCGGCCAGTTAAACACCGTTTCACACAGCACCGTGCCGCCGATCAGGTTGCCCATCTGCAGGCCAATCACCGTTACCACCGGGATAAAAGCGTTACGGATGACATGGCGGATAATAACGACATGCTCCGGCAGGCCCTTAGCCCGCAGCGCCCGCACCGATTCGGCGGAGAGAGCGTCGAGCATGGAGGAACGGGTCATGCGCATAATCGAAGCAGCCAGCCCGAGAGCCAGGGCAACAGCCGGCAAAAGCAAGCGTTGAAAATGCCCCGATGGACTTTTAGAAAAGTTCACGTAACCGCTCGACGGCAGCGTGGGAATATTCCAGCCAAACACATTCAGAGAGAACAGAATAATCAGTACATAGCCCAACACATAAACCGGAATGGAGGTTCCGAGCGAAGCGCCGGTCGTCATCACCAGATCGGAAAATTTGCCGCGCCGCAGAGCGGAAAGCACGCCCAGAGGGAGGCCGATAATGCACGCCAGCAGCAGCGAAACTCCCGCCAGCTCCAGTGTGCGCGGCAGCCGTGAACCGATGGACTGCATCACCGGAATATGTTCGCTGTATGACATTCCCAAATCGCCCTGCACGGCACTCAGCATCCAGTTAGCGTACTGCGTGAGGATTGGCTGATCCAGCCCCAGCTCCTTGCGCAGCGCTTCCACTGCCTGCGGGTCGGGGTTCGAATCGGTTCCCAGCATCAGCAACACCGGGTCACCGGGCATCAGGTGGACGGTTAAAAACACAATGCTTGAAATCACAAAGAGAAGCAGCACCGCAATCGCGCACCGGCGCACAATAAATTTCGTCATGCTGTTCCCCCCTCCTGTTCGTACAGAAAACACGCGACCTGCCCACCATCCGCAAGGGTTCGAAGTGCCGGGCGCTCCGTCTTGCAGCGTTCCATCACCTTAGGGCATCTGGTGCAGAACCGGCAGCCCGCGGGCGGGTTGACCGGGCTGGGAATATCCCCGGTGAGAATGATGCGCTGGCGCTTCTGTCCGCTGCCGGGGTCGGGAATCGCGGAAAGCAGCGCCTGGGTGTACGGGTGCCTTGCGGCCCGGTACAGCTCCGCGCCGTTCGCCACCTCTACCAGAGAGCCGAGGTACATCACAGCAATGCGGTCTGACATATGCTTGACGACAGCCAGATTATGGGAAATAAACAGATACGTCAGTCCGAATTCCTTTTGCAGGTCTTTCAGCAAGTTCAGAATCTGCGCTTGAATCGAAACATCCAGCGCGGAGACCGGCTCGTCACAGACGATCAGCTGCGGCTGGAGCGCGAGCGCCCGAGCAATGCCAATGCGCTGCCTCTGCCCGCCCGAAAACTCGTGGGGGTACCGGTCAATATACCCGCGGGAAAGGCCGACGAGGTCCATCAGCTTCATCACCTCGTTGTCCAGTTCCTGGCGGCTCATTTTACGGTGAACCTGCATCGGTGCCGAAATAATCTGCCGCACGGTCTGGCGGGGATTCAGCGAATCGAACGGCTTCTGGAACACCATACGCATGCTTTCGCGCTGGGCGCGCATCTCCTTTTTGGAGAGCGCCGCCAGATTTTTGCCGTGAAAGCAGATTTCGCCCGCATCCGCCGGAACCAGCTGCAGCAAGGTGCGGGACAGAGTGCTTTTTCCGCACCCGGATTCCCCAACCAAACCGAAGCTTTCCCCGCGGTGAATCTGAAAGCTGACATTGTCCACAGCGTGTACCACACCCTTGGACGAAGAAAACAATCCGGCTTTGACAGGAAAGGTTTTCGAAACGTATTTTACATCTAATAGCACTTCATTCAAGCTGCATCCCTTCCTCTCCTAGTTGCCCGCTCGGTGGCACCGCACAAAATGACCCGGTGCGATTTCTCTGACCTGCGGCTCGGTTTCGCGGCACAGGTCATCCGCCTGCGGACAGCGGGTACAGAACCGGCAGCCTTTGGGCATGTTCCGAATATCGGGAACCGTGCCTTCAATACTATACAGGCGCTCCACTTGCTCCTCCAGCTTCGGGGCTGACTGAATCAACCCCATGGTGTACGGGTGGGACGGATGGTTCATGATCACGTCGGTAGGCGCGTCCTCCATGGATTTACCCGCGTACATCACGATCACCCGGTCGGCAATATCCGACACCACACCCAGATCATGGGTAATCAAAACAATACCCATCTGATATTCGTCGCGCACCTTGCGCAGCAGATCCAGAATCTGCGCCTGTACGGTCACATCGAGCGCCGTGGTAGGCTCGTCGGCAAACAGCAGCTTAGGATGACAGGAAAGGGCGATGGCGATCATTACCCTCTGGCACATGCCGCCCGAAAGCTCAAACGGGTAGCTGCGGAACACCCGTTCCGGCTGCGCGATTCCCACGGCGGTGAGGAGTTCAAGCGCGCGCGCTTCGGCTTTTTTCTTTCCCACCGACTCGTGCGTAAGAATTGCCTCAACAATCTGGTTCCCCACGGTATACACCTGGTCAAGCGACATCATAGGGTCCTGAAAGATCATCGCCAGCTCTTTGCCGCGCAGCTTTTGCATCTCTTTTTCTTTCAGCGGCACCAGATCTTTCCCCTCAAACAGAATTTTCCCGCCGGACACCCTGCCCTGATTGGGAAGCAGCTTCATTACGGAAAGGGACGCCATCGTCTTTCCACTGCCGCTTTCACCCACGATGCCCAAGGTCTGGCCCTTTTCCACCGAAAAACTCAGGTGATCCACAGCGGTAAAAGCCTGATATTTATTTTCAAACACCATTTCCAAGTTCTGAACATCCAACAGGGGTTCGGCCATCCAAAAATCACCGCTTTTCTCTAAGTAGTTTTGTTTTCTCCTCGTCCACAGCCCAGCCGCTGCCATTTTTTACAACGCATACGCCATACAGCTCCTGTGCCTTTTCGGGAGAAACCTTCCCCTCGATCACATCGGTCAAAACGCGAAGGGGGGCACGCTCCAGCGGATTGCCATACCCTCCTGAGCCGGGAGTCTGCACACTGATCACATCGCCTTTTTCGAGCGGGATGTCGGTGCATTTGGAAGGCAGGCGGGTGCTGGTTCCGTCGGGCTTCACAAGATAGTACACACCGCCCTCACCGGCAAGGCCGCCCTCAAGGCCCCACGGCGGAATCTTCTGCCGGTCACCAAGGCCGGTGTAGGAAATGCCATCGTACATCATTTCAAACTCACGGATAATGCCAAGGCCGCCGCGGTTGCGCCCCGCGCCGCCACTGTCTTTGCGCAGCTCGTATTTATTCACGGTCACCAGCGGAAACTCCATTTCGAGCGCTTCCACCGGCAGATTCGAAGTGTTTGTCATATGCACCTGCACACCGGAGAGGCCATCCGCGTCGCGGCTGGCTCCGGAGCCGCCCGCGACTACCTCCAGGTACACGAAGAAGCGGTCCTTGTCCTTCTGGTCTGCGCCGGAGAAAATCGCCGAGGTCACCGAGCTGTTGCAGCAGGCGATCGCACGGTCGGGTACGGCGGGAGCCAGAGCGCCGAAGATGACGTCGGCTACACGCTGGCAGGTATCGATTCGCTCGCCCACAGGTGCGGGGTTTTCCGCGTTGACCAGCAGGCCGCTTTCGCACTCCACATGGAACGCGCGGTAAATGCCTGCGTTCGACGGAACGGTGGGGTCGATGAGCGCCTTGAGCGAATAGAACACCGTGGCCAAAAGGCCATTGTAGGTTACATTGATCGGGCCGGGCACCTGCTTTGCGGTACCGTTGAAGTTGAGCGTCATGCTGTCACCCTTGATAGTGATTGTAACGCAGATCTTCAGCGGATCGGGGCAAGCCGTTCCCGCGTCATCCATATAATCGGTAAATTGGTATACGCCGTCCGGCAGCTTCGCAATGCCCGCCTTGAGCTTGCGCTCAGCGTAATCCTGTAATTGATACATGCTGTCCACCAGAACGTCGCCGTAGCGGTCGTAAGCGTCAAGCAAGCGGCGCATACCCACGCGGTTCGCCGCGATCTGTGCCTGTAAATCACCGTAGCGCTCATTCGGGATGCGGCTGTTCGCCATGATGATGCTGATGATGTCTTTGCAGACCTCGCCGCCGCTGCAAATGCGCACGAGAGGGATTTTCGTTCCCTCCTGAAAAATGCTCACCGCATCGCCGGAAGTGGAGCCGGGCACCTTGCCACCCACGTCACTATGATGCGCCAGGTTGGCCACCCAGCCGATCAGCTGACCGCTATGGAATACCGGCGCGACAACGGTAATATCGGGCAGGTGGGTGCCTCCGCCGTTGTACGGGTCGTTGCCGATAAACATGTCGCCCTCCTGAATGTCGGAGCGGTCGAAATGCTTATACACCTCCTGTACGATTCCCAGCAGGGAGCCAAGGTGCATGGCTACATGCTCGGCCTGCGCTACCATATTACCCTCTGGGTCGAACACCGCGGTGGAAATATCGCGGCGTTCCTTAATGTTAGTGGAATATGCGCTGCGGATGATCGCGATTCCGGTTTCCTCCGCGATGGATAACAGCAGATTGCCGACGATTTCTACGGTTACTGCATCAACACGTTTGCTCATGCTGTTTCACCTCCGTGATAAGTAACGATCAGATTCAGGAACGGGTCGTTATACGCCTGCCATCCGGGCGGGATGATGGAGGTGGAATCCATCTGCTCAATGATCGCCGGGCCGCTGACGGTGCAGCCACAGGGAAGCTGCGTGCGCTGGTAGATATTGGTGTCAATGTAGTCCTCAGAACCCTCAAACCGAACTTTGCGAATCTCGATCGGCGCCGGCACCTGCGGATTCTTTTCCACGGGGTGCTCGCTCAGGTCGGGCTTATCGATGGTGCCGACCGCGCCGACGCGGTAGTTGACCATCTGGATTTTCTTATTGGCATCGTAGTAGCCGTAGGAACGCTCATGCTCCTGATGGAACTGCGCCACCAGATTCTCGAGCACCTCTTCGCTGATCTTCCCGGCCGGGATTTCCACTGTGATCTCGTAATTCTGACGCTCATACCGGCAGTCGAGCGAATAGACGAACGTGCGGTCCTCCTTAGAGATACCCTCGTTTTCAAGCATTTTGTCGCCCTCTTCGGTGAGCTGCGAGAAGATGCGGTTCATTTCTGACAAATTCTGCGGTTCGGCAATCATAATGTACGACTGGCTCAGATCGAACCTGGTGTCGGCCATTAAAAGTCCCAGCGAGCAGAGAGTGCCCGGCGCGGGAGGAAGCAGAACCTGGGTGATGCCCAGCTCTCTGGCTACCTCGCAGGCGTGCAGGGGGCCAGCGCCGCCGAAAGCCATCAGCGTAAATTCACGGGCGTCGTAGCCGCGCTCCACGGAAACAACGCGGATTGCGCGCACCATGTTGGAGTTGACGACCGAAATGATGCCTGCCGCGGCATCCTCCACGTTTAGAGAAGACTTGTCCGAAATCTTCTTTTGAATTGCATCGTGAGCAAGGTTCCAGTCCACATCCATGCGTCCACCCAGAATCTTGTGGCGGTTCAGCTTGCCAAGCAGAATGTTCGCATCGGTAACGGTGGGGTTTTCGCCGCCGCGCATGTAGCACGCCGGGCCTGGCACCGCACCCGCGCTGCGGGGGCCTACCTTAAGGGCGCCGCCCTCGTCGATAGCGGCAATCGAGCCGCCGCCTGCGCCAACCGTAATAATATCAATCATGGGGATGCGGGCGGGGTAGCCCTCCACCATTCTCTCGTAGGAAACCTGCGCCTTACCCTCTTTGATCAGGCTGATGTCCGCGCTGGTGCCGCCCATATCGAAGGTGATGATTTTTTCGATACCGCACTGGCGGCCAATGTACGTCGCGCCCACCACACCGGCGCTCGGGCCGGAGACAGCGGTTTTGATGGGGCATTCCACCGTTTCGGCGATGGAAATAATGGAGCCGTTAGACTGGGTGACGTAGGGAGCCACGGTGATTCCGGATTCCCGTACGCTGTTCTGAAAATTCTCAACGTATTTTTTCATGACAGGGCCAAGGTATGCATTCAGCACTGTTGTGCTCATGCGCGAATACTCGCGGAACTCGCTGACTAGCTCGCTGGAGATGGAAACATAAGCCTCCGGGTATTCCTCCAGAATGATTTCCTTGATTCGTTGCTCATGATCCGGGTTGATAAAGGAAAACAGCGTGCAGACGGCGATCGTGGTCACGTTTTGCTCTTTGAAGTACTGAACGGCCTTTCGCACGTCCTCCTCATTGAGGGGGATTTTCACGGAGCCGTCGTGTAGCAGACGTTCCTCCACTTCGCATTTCAGGCCGGAGGGAATCAGGCTTTCGGGCTTCTCCTTGAGCAGGTCGTACAGGGAGGGCCGCTTCTGATTGCCGATTTCCATCAAATCCTTAAAACCTTTGGTGGTAATCAGACCCATGCGCGCGCCGCGCTTTTCGATCAGCGCGTTGGTCGCCACAGTCGTTCCGTGCGCCAAGTATTCCACCGCACTGGGGTCAATGCCTTCGCTTTCCAGTATGTGGTGGATTCCGCTGACGATGGAGCGGGAAGGATCTTCGGGAGTAGAGCTGTGCTTGTAGTGAAACAGTTTTTTCGTGTCGGAATCAAATACGGAAAAATCCGTAAAGGTTCCGCCAACGTCAACGCCTATCATGTATCCCATCTTTGTCACCTCTCGAAAAAATAATCTGTACCTTATCGTGATCGTGAACACACTTTAAAACCGGTTGTTTCTTTCTCCTGCACTTGACAGAAAAAGAAATCCGAATTTATTTGAAAGCGGTATTTCTATACCAGCTGTGTTTCAAAGCCGAAAGCGCCCGGGCGTCCACAGGTTTTAGCCGAAAGCTCTGAGGCCGCCGAAAGTGCCTGCTCCATCTTTTCCCGGTACGCATCGCTGCCTTTCGGGAGCTTCCCCTGAACGATTTCCGTCAGGTACGCCATTAAAAATCCGGCCGCGAACGAATCCCCTGCGCCGAGCGTATCGATCACCTCCACAGGTTTGGCTCTCGCCTGGTAAAAGCTTTCACCGTCCCATACCATGGCGCCGTCGCCGCCCATGGTTGCCACCGCAATCCCGCAGCCAAGGCGCGCGATTTCGGAAAGCTGCTCGCGAACCTCCTCCGGCATAAGGCCAGAGCAGGATAAGAAACCGCAGTTGATCCACCGGCAAATGCTCTGCGTGCGCTCCTGGTCTTTCCAGGTGCCGGAAAAATCGTAAGAGACAAACCGTCCCAGTGAGGCCATCACCGGCAGCTGAGAATCTATGTAGCTGTTGTTGCTGGTATGGATCAAATCAAAGCTTCTCAGGTACTCAAGATCACCCGCATCCAGCTGGATCGGATGCTCCCTGAGCACCCCGCCGCGATTGCTGGTCACAAAAACCCGGTCTCCGTTCACCAGATCAATCACCGCATAGCCATTTTCCCCTTCCACCTGCCGGGAATGGGAAAAGTCCACCTGCAGACGCGTCAGCGTTTTCATCACGTGCTCCGCGACTGCGTCTGTTCCGAACACCCCCAGATAAGCTGCATCACAGCCCTTCATCCGGCAGTAAGCCGCTATGTTCAGTGCCTGCCCGCCAGGGAACATCAACTCCAGATGCCGATATTTGTCGCACACGTTATCGCCGACCCCAATGACTCGAAGCATTTTAAACCTCC
Above is a window of Faecalispora anaeroviscerum DNA encoding:
- a CDS encoding ABC transporter permease codes for the protein MTKFIVRRCAIAVLLLFVISSIVFLTVHLMPGDPVLLMLGTDSNPDPQAVEALRKELGLDQPILTQYANWMLSAVQGDLGMSYSEHIPVMQSIGSRLPRTLELAGVSLLLACIIGLPLGVLSALRRGKFSDLVMTTGASLGTSIPVYVLGYVLIILFSLNVFGWNIPTLPSSGYVNFSKSPSGHFQRLLLPAVALALGLAASIMRMTRSSMLDALSAESVRALRAKGLPEHVVIIRHVIRNAFIPVVTVIGLQMGNLIGGTVLCETVFNWPGLATLLVKAINQRDYPLIQGCILVMSSVFILTNMLVDIIYGVLDPRAR
- a CDS encoding ABC transporter permease is translated as MGFLKRSMKNKKFVFSMVVLVPLVFVILFGPQLAPNDPLTMNTSLALAPSSAQYPLGTDEYGRCILSRLLVGVRPSMTVALFGTLGAFVTGLLFGIFAGYLGGKIGGTIMRAVDVILCFPPILLAMMVVGLWGAGVRNLTVVVAILYTPHFTRIAYSSTIKVRKMEFVENEISIGASLKRVLFGTIFPNIFSPLVIQISLTVSSAILLESGLSFLGLGVQPPDPSWGQMIGDARNFLSVNVMYTVWPSLFLSLTILATNLMGDALRDILDPKLRDSF
- a CDS encoding ABC transporter ATP-binding protein, coding for MAEPLLDVQNLEMVFENKYQAFTAVDHLSFSVEKGQTLGIVGESGSGKTMASLSVMKLLPNQGRVSGGKILFEGKDLVPLKEKEMQKLRGKELAMIFQDPMMSLDQVYTVGNQIVEAILTHESVGKKKAEARALELLTAVGIAQPERVFRSYPFELSGGMCQRVMIAIALSCHPKLLFADEPTTALDVTVQAQILDLLRKVRDEYQMGIVLITHDLGVVSDIADRVIVMYAGKSMEDAPTDVIMNHPSHPYTMGLIQSAPKLEEQVERLYSIEGTVPDIRNMPKGCRFCTRCPQADDLCRETEPQVREIAPGHFVRCHRAGN
- a CDS encoding hydantoinase/oxoprolinase family protein; translation: MGYMIGVDVGGTFTDFSVFDSDTKKLFHYKHSSTPEDPSRSIVSGIHHILESEGIDPSAVEYLAHGTTVATNALIEKRGARMGLITTKGFKDLMEIGNQKRPSLYDLLKEKPESLIPSGLKCEVEERLLHDGSVKIPLNEEDVRKAVQYFKEQNVTTIAVCTLFSFINPDHEQRIKEIILEEYPEAYVSISSELVSEFREYSRMSTTVLNAYLGPVMKKYVENFQNSVRESGITVAPYVTQSNGSIISIAETVECPIKTAVSGPSAGVVGATYIGRQCGIEKIITFDMGGTSADISLIKEGKAQVSYERMVEGYPARIPMIDIITVGAGGGSIAAIDEGGALKVGPRSAGAVPGPACYMRGGENPTVTDANILLGKLNRHKILGGRMDVDWNLAHDAIQKKISDKSSLNVEDAAAGIISVVNSNMVRAIRVVSVERGYDAREFTLMAFGGAGPLHACEVARELGITQVLLPPAPGTLCSLGLLMADTRFDLSQSYIMIAEPQNLSEMNRIFSQLTEEGDKMLENEGISKEDRTFVYSLDCRYERQNYEITVEIPAGKISEEVLENLVAQFHQEHERSYGYYDANKKIQMVNYRVGAVGTIDKPDLSEHPVEKNPQVPAPIEIRKVRFEGSEDYIDTNIYQRTQLPCGCTVSGPAIIEQMDSTSIIPPGWQAYNDPFLNLIVTYHGGETA
- a CDS encoding ABC transporter ATP-binding protein, whose product is MNEVLLDVKYVSKTFPVKAGLFSSSKGVVHAVDNVSFQIHRGESFGLVGESGCGKSTLSRTLLQLVPADAGEICFHGKNLAALSKKEMRAQRESMRMVFQKPFDSLNPRQTVRQIISAPMQVHRKMSRQELDNEVMKLMDLVGLSRGYIDRYPHEFSGGQRQRIGIARALALQPQLIVCDEPVSALDVSIQAQILNLLKDLQKEFGLTYLFISHNLAVVKHMSDRIAVMYLGSLVEVANGAELYRAARHPYTQALLSAIPDPGSGQKRQRIILTGDIPSPVNPPAGCRFCTRCPKVMERCKTERPALRTLADGGQVACFLYEQEGGTA
- a CDS encoding hydantoinase B/oxoprolinase family protein, which encodes MSKRVDAVTVEIVGNLLLSIAEETGIAIIRSAYSTNIKERRDISTAVFDPEGNMVAQAEHVAMHLGSLLGIVQEVYKHFDRSDIQEGDMFIGNDPYNGGGTHLPDITVVAPVFHSGQLIGWVANLAHHSDVGGKVPGSTSGDAVSIFQEGTKIPLVRICSGGEVCKDIISIIMANSRIPNERYGDLQAQIAANRVGMRRLLDAYDRYGDVLVDSMYQLQDYAERKLKAGIAKLPDGVYQFTDYMDDAGTACPDPLKICVTITIKGDSMTLNFNGTAKQVPGPINVTYNGLLATVFYSLKALIDPTVPSNAGIYRAFHVECESGLLVNAENPAPVGERIDTCQRVADVIFGALAPAVPDRAIACCNSSVTSAIFSGADQKDKDRFFVYLEVVAGGSGASRDADGLSGVQVHMTNTSNLPVEALEMEFPLVTVNKYELRKDSGGAGRNRGGLGIIREFEMMYDGISYTGLGDRQKIPPWGLEGGLAGEGGVYYLVKPDGTSTRLPSKCTDIPLEKGDVISVQTPGSGGYGNPLERAPLRVLTDVIEGKVSPEKAQELYGVCVVKNGSGWAVDEEKTKLLREKR
- a CDS encoding fructoselysine 6-kinase, yielding MLRVIGVGDNVCDKYRHLELMFPGGQALNIAAYCRMKGCDAAYLGVFGTDAVAEHVMKTLTRLQVDFSHSRQVEGENGYAVIDLVNGDRVFVTSNRGGVLREHPIQLDAGDLEYLRSFDLIHTSNNSYIDSQLPVMASLGRFVSYDFSGTWKDQERTQSICRWINCGFLSCSGLMPEEVREQLSEIARLGCGIAVATMGGDGAMVWDGESFYQARAKPVEVIDTLGAGDSFAAGFLMAYLTEIVQGKLPKGSDAYREKMEQALSAASELSAKTCGRPGAFGFETQLV